The following proteins come from a genomic window of Myxococcales bacterium:
- a CDS encoding periplasmic heavy metal sensor — translation MLLVPALTILATALAVRLVVKLVRRSHNGSCGGGGLRLGRSRWLRWVFRSLDTTPGQEKVIRSALEEAWTTAREARVAGRAQRANLAAAIRAEGPDAATFAEAQAGGRAAYERAEQAVVAAFRSIHEVLDPMQRERLAQIVDGSASPWRGRLAFGGGGPYRGPASL, via the coding sequence ATGTTGCTCGTCCCCGCGCTCACCATCCTCGCCACCGCGCTCGCCGTGAGGCTCGTCGTCAAGCTCGTTCGGAGGTCTCACAATGGGAGCTGCGGCGGCGGCGGTCTGCGCCTCGGGCGCAGTCGCTGGCTCCGCTGGGTCTTTCGCTCACTCGACACGACACCCGGCCAGGAGAAGGTGATCCGGAGCGCCCTCGAGGAGGCGTGGACCACGGCGCGCGAGGCCCGAGTGGCGGGCCGCGCCCAGCGCGCGAACCTCGCCGCGGCGATTCGAGCCGAGGGGCCGGATGCGGCCACCTTCGCGGAGGCGCAGGCCGGGGGCCGCGCAGCCTACGAGCGCGCGGAGCAGGCCGTGGTCGCCGCGTTCCGAAGCATCCACGAGGTGCTCGACCCGATGCAGCGCGAGCGCCTCGCGCAGATCGTGGACGGCTCGGCGAGCCCGTGGCGCGGTCGCCTCGCGTTCGGTGGCGGCGGCCCGTACCGAGGCCCCGCGTCGCTCTGA
- the fbaA gene encoding class II fructose-bisphosphate aldolase, producing MANLKLKPGVLAGNALREVFDYCKSESCALPAVNVIGSNSTNAVLQAAREAKSPVIVQYSHTGAQFNAGKFLDNGKHVASVQGAIAGAHHVRTLAEAYGVPVILNTDHCAKKLLPWVDGLLDAGEAYFAATGAPLFSAHMLDLSEEPLAENLEISRSYLARMAKLGMTLEIELGVTGGEEDGVDNSGVDNAKLYTQPADVLASYDALHAVGDFTVAASFGNTHGVYAPGNVKLTPKILKSSQEHIQAERKTGVKPVSFVFHGGSGSSPDEIAEAVSYGVVKMNIDTDTQWAFLSPVKKYMDEKDAYLKSQLGNPEGDTKPNKKHIDPRVWLHLAEKGMAARVVEACRNLGSLGKFDF from the coding sequence ATGGCCAACCTCAAGCTGAAGCCCGGCGTCCTCGCCGGCAACGCGCTGCGGGAAGTGTTCGACTACTGCAAGAGCGAGTCGTGCGCGCTCCCCGCCGTGAACGTCATCGGTAGCAACTCGACGAACGCGGTCCTCCAGGCCGCGCGCGAGGCGAAGTCGCCGGTCATCGTGCAGTATTCGCACACCGGCGCCCAGTTCAACGCAGGCAAGTTCCTCGACAACGGCAAGCACGTCGCGTCGGTGCAAGGTGCGATCGCGGGCGCTCACCACGTCCGCACTCTGGCGGAGGCGTATGGCGTGCCCGTCATCCTCAACACCGACCACTGCGCGAAGAAGCTCCTCCCGTGGGTCGATGGGCTGCTCGACGCCGGCGAGGCGTATTTCGCCGCCACCGGCGCGCCGCTCTTCAGCGCGCACATGCTGGACCTCTCCGAGGAGCCCCTCGCGGAGAACCTGGAGATTTCGCGCTCCTACCTCGCGCGCATGGCGAAGCTCGGCATGACGCTCGAGATCGAGCTCGGCGTGACGGGCGGCGAGGAAGACGGCGTCGACAACTCGGGCGTCGACAACGCGAAGCTCTACACGCAGCCGGCCGACGTGCTCGCCTCCTACGACGCGCTCCACGCCGTCGGCGACTTCACCGTGGCGGCCTCGTTTGGCAACACGCACGGGGTGTACGCCCCGGGGAACGTGAAGCTCACGCCGAAGATCCTGAAGAGCAGCCAGGAGCACATCCAGGCCGAGCGCAAGACCGGGGTGAAGCCGGTCTCGTTCGTCTTCCACGGCGGCTCGGGCTCCTCGCCCGACGAGATCGCCGAGGCCGTCTCCTACGGCGTCGTGAAGATGAACATCGACACGGACACGCAGTGGGCCTTCCTCTCGCCCGTGAAGAAGTACATGGACGAGAAGGACGCCTACCTGAAGAGCCAGCTCGGCAACCCCGAGGGCGACACCAAGCCCAACAAGAAGCACATCGATCCGCGCGTGTGGCTCCACCTCGCCGAGAAGGGCATGGCGGCCCGGGTCGTCGAGGCCTGCCGGAACCTGGGGAGCTTGGGCAAGTTCGACTTCTGA
- a CDS encoding matrixin family metalloprotease, with translation MTRHGRPTRGSGASRATQRTPRVHAVARRLAAVLALATWISPQAASAFCQNTTCKDSDKKTCLKDDEGCTKEGAALRWNTSCISFHMNRLGTASLDVRQTRTAIMKSFRSWSEVDCGGGKLSKMAFVALEDIECKRAEYNKEGKNVNVVLFQDNDWKYRGIDGTLAKTSTTFDTTTGEIFDADIEVNTAFNQVTVSDEPGKIAYDLQAILTHEVGHFLGIGHSANERATMFAAYAPGTVAIRELSDDDKKAVCAAYPPTSTAACNQEPRGGYSPTCADPAAPGPGAEAPSGCAASGPGGAPLAGALAPGVDGAPSLSAAVTGLAGAGTLLLLAIGRRLRRRPHRSPDES, from the coding sequence ATGACCCGCCACGGACGCCCCACCCGAGGGAGCGGCGCTAGCCGCGCGACCCAGCGAACCCCGCGCGTGCACGCCGTCGCCCGTCGGCTCGCAGCCGTCCTCGCCCTGGCGACGTGGATTTCGCCGCAGGCGGCCTCCGCCTTCTGCCAGAACACGACGTGCAAGGACTCCGACAAGAAGACGTGCCTCAAGGACGACGAGGGCTGCACCAAGGAGGGCGCGGCCCTCCGCTGGAACACGTCCTGCATATCGTTTCACATGAACCGTCTCGGCACGGCGTCGCTCGACGTGCGGCAGACCCGCACCGCCATCATGAAATCGTTTCGCTCGTGGAGCGAGGTCGACTGCGGCGGCGGGAAGCTCTCGAAGATGGCCTTCGTCGCCCTCGAAGACATCGAGTGCAAGCGTGCAGAATACAACAAAGAGGGCAAGAACGTGAACGTGGTGCTCTTCCAGGACAACGACTGGAAGTACCGCGGGATCGACGGCACGCTCGCGAAGACCAGCACCACGTTCGACACCACGACGGGCGAGATCTTCGACGCCGACATCGAGGTCAACACCGCCTTCAACCAGGTCACCGTGTCGGACGAGCCAGGGAAGATCGCCTACGATCTCCAGGCGATCTTGACCCACGAGGTGGGCCACTTCCTCGGCATCGGGCACTCCGCGAACGAGCGCGCCACCATGTTCGCCGCGTACGCGCCCGGCACCGTCGCCATTCGAGAGCTCTCCGACGACGACAAGAAGGCCGTGTGCGCTGCGTACCCGCCCACGAGCACCGCCGCCTGCAACCAGGAGCCACGCGGCGGCTACAGCCCCACGTGCGCCGATCCGGCGGCGCCCGGACCTGGCGCTGAGGCGCCGAGCGGCTGCGCGGCGTCGGGCCCGGGAGGGGCTCCGCTCGCGGGGGCCCTCGCGCCCGGTGTCGACGGCGCGCCGTCTCTCTCCGCGGCAGTGACCGGACTCGCCGGCGCTGGCACTCTTCTTCTGCTTGCCATCGGTCGTCGGCTCCGCCGGCGGCCCCACCGGAGCCCCGATGAATCGTAA